One Drosophila subobscura isolate 14011-0131.10 chromosome U, UCBerk_Dsub_1.0, whole genome shotgun sequence DNA window includes the following coding sequences:
- the LOC117900628 gene encoding protein diaphanous homolog 1-like, with the protein MLLVAPHNVLQPTVLPGLPPPPEMLLVAPHNVLQPTVLPGLPPPPDMLLVAQYSVLQPTVLPGLPPPPEMLLVAPHNVLQPTVLPGLPPPPEMLLVAPHNDLQPTVLPGLPPPPEMLLVAPHNVLQPTVLPGLPPPPEMLLVAPHHDLQPTVLPGLPPPPEMLPVALHKVLQPMLLSVLLYSVFIFKLKKCIFG; encoded by the coding sequence ATGCTACTAGTAGCGCCGCACAACGTTCTGCAACCCACCGTGCTGCCagggctgccaccgccacccgaAATGCTACTAGTAGCGCCGCACAACGTTCTGCAACCCACCGTGCTGCCAGGGCTGCCACCGCCCCCCGATATGCTACTCGTAGCGCAGTACAGCGTCCTGCAACCCACCGTGCTGCCagggctgccaccgccacccgaAATGCTACTAGTAGCGCCGCACAACGTTCTGCAACCCACCGTGCTGCCagggctgccaccgccacccgaAATGCTACTAGTAGCGCCGCACAACGACCTGCAACCCACCGTGCTGCCagggctgccaccgccacccgaAATGCTACTAGTAGCGCCGCACAACGTTCTGCAACCCACCGTGCTGCCagggctgccaccgccacccgaAATGCTACTAGTAGCGCCGCACCACGACCTGCAACCCACCGTGCTGCCagggctgccaccgccacccgaAATGCTACCAGTAGCGCTGCACAAAGTCCTGCAACCCATGCTGCTGTCAGTGCTGCTGTACAGCGTTTTCATCTTCAAGCTCAAGAAATGTATTTTCGGATGA